In Mastigocladopsis repens PCC 10914, a single window of DNA contains:
- a CDS encoding valine--tRNA ligase: protein MTAAIPNLPSLYEPFSTEAKWQKFWEENQIYKADPNKGGEPYCIVIPPPNVTGSLHMGHAFESALIDTLVRYHRMKGRNTLWLPGTDHASIAVHTILEKQLKKEGTTRYELGREKFLERAWQWKAESGGTIVNQLRRLGVSVDWSRQRFTLDEGLTKAVLKAFNQLYVEGLIYRGKYLVNWCPETQSAVSDLEVEPKEVDGHLWHFRYPLTDGSGYVEVATTRPETMLGDTGVAVNPNDERYKHLIGKTLTLPIMNREIPIIADELVDPTFGTGCVKVTPAHDPNDFEMGQRHNLPFINIMNKDGTLNENAGPFQGQDRFIARKNVVERLEADGFLVKVEDYKHTIPYSDRGKVPVEPLLSTQWFVKIRPLAERALEFLDQQNSPEFVPQRWTKVYRDWLVNLRDWCISRQLWWGHQIPAWYAVSETGGEITDNTPFVVACHEGEAREKLISQFGENVKIEQDPDVLDTWFSSGLWPFSTLGWPEQTPDLKTYYPTTTLVTGFDIIFFWVARMTMMAGHFTGQMPFETVYIHGLVRDENNKKMSKSAGNGIDPLLLIEKYGTDALRYTLIKEVAGAGQDIRLEYDRKKDESSSVEASRNFANKLWNAARFVMMNLDGQTPQQLGEPLATELSDRWILSRYHQVVQQTNNDIDNYGLGEAAKRLYDFIWGDFCDWYIELVKSRLQKDQGTGVGGSPDLSQVPGSDPASRRVAQQTLAYVLEGILKLLHPFMPHITEEIWQTLTQQGADSKQSLSTQLYPEAQTNLIDTALEEQFELLIGTIRTIRNLRAEADVKPAVKVTVNLQTASENERQILTAGQSYVKDLAKVENLTIAGEQKKATFVGQKSRISWTKIVTIIGVIYLFTIGLVVANAIDENSLIGTFFEIVGFGYSAWFTVRHLLLAEARQKFWAQLFPASGNENQQQAETQQLQEPEKAIADVVGTVQVLLQLAGVVDIEAFSAKLQKRLSKIEGEIKSLSARLSNPNFVEQAPPEVVEGARNALAEAEKQAEILRDRLLRLA, encoded by the coding sequence ATGACCGCAGCAATTCCTAACCTCCCAAGTCTTTACGAACCCTTTTCCACTGAAGCCAAGTGGCAAAAATTTTGGGAAGAAAACCAAATCTACAAAGCCGACCCTAACAAGGGTGGCGAACCCTACTGCATCGTGATTCCACCGCCTAATGTCACGGGCAGTTTGCACATGGGACACGCCTTTGAGAGTGCGTTGATTGACACCCTTGTGCGCTACCACCGCATGAAGGGACGCAATACTCTATGGCTTCCTGGAACTGACCACGCTAGTATCGCAGTGCATACGATACTGGAAAAGCAACTCAAAAAAGAGGGTACAACTCGCTATGAATTGGGGCGTGAGAAATTCCTAGAACGCGCATGGCAGTGGAAGGCAGAATCTGGGGGGACAATTGTCAATCAACTGCGACGCTTGGGTGTATCTGTAGACTGGTCGCGGCAACGGTTTACCCTTGATGAGGGTTTAACCAAAGCTGTTTTGAAAGCCTTTAACCAACTCTACGTAGAAGGGCTAATCTATCGCGGTAAGTATTTGGTGAATTGGTGTCCAGAGACACAATCAGCGGTTTCCGATTTGGAGGTGGAACCGAAAGAGGTGGATGGTCATCTCTGGCACTTCCGCTATCCTCTCACGGATGGGTCTGGTTATGTGGAGGTGGCGACAACCCGACCAGAAACAATGCTAGGCGATACTGGGGTGGCGGTTAATCCTAATGATGAGCGCTACAAGCACCTGATTGGCAAAACGCTAACTTTGCCAATTATGAATCGGGAAATTCCGATTATTGCTGATGAGTTGGTTGACCCCACTTTTGGCACAGGTTGTGTGAAGGTGACTCCGGCACATGACCCGAATGACTTTGAAATGGGTCAGCGTCACAATTTGCCGTTTATTAATATTATGAATAAGGACGGCACTCTCAATGAAAATGCTGGTCCTTTCCAAGGTCAAGACCGCTTTATTGCTAGAAAGAATGTGGTGGAACGGCTGGAGGCTGACGGGTTTCTGGTAAAGGTGGAGGATTATAAGCATACGATTCCTTACAGCGATCGCGGTAAAGTCCCCGTTGAACCACTCCTCTCAACTCAATGGTTTGTCAAAATTCGTCCACTGGCAGAACGGGCATTAGAATTCCTCGACCAGCAAAATTCCCCAGAGTTTGTCCCCCAACGCTGGACAAAGGTGTATCGTGATTGGTTGGTGAATCTCAGAGATTGGTGTATCTCTCGTCAATTGTGGTGGGGACACCAAATTCCTGCTTGGTATGCTGTGAGTGAAACGGGCGGTGAGATTACTGACAACACGCCGTTTGTTGTAGCGTGTCACGAAGGAGAAGCACGTGAGAAACTCATATCACAATTCGGTGAAAATGTCAAGATAGAACAAGACCCAGATGTACTAGATACCTGGTTTTCTTCTGGACTCTGGCCCTTTTCTACTTTGGGTTGGCCCGAACAAACCCCAGATTTAAAGACTTATTACCCCACAACCACCCTGGTTACAGGTTTTGATATCATCTTTTTCTGGGTTGCCAGAATGACGATGATGGCAGGGCATTTTACAGGGCAAATGCCATTTGAAACAGTTTACATCCACGGCTTGGTGCGGGATGAGAATAATAAAAAGATGTCCAAGTCAGCCGGCAATGGCATTGACCCGCTGTTACTCATTGAGAAGTACGGTACTGATGCGCTGCGCTACACCTTAATCAAGGAAGTCGCTGGCGCGGGTCAAGATATCCGCTTGGAGTACGATCGCAAAAAGGATGAGTCGTCATCGGTGGAAGCATCCCGCAACTTTGCTAATAAGTTGTGGAATGCTGCACGTTTTGTGATGATGAATTTGGATGGGCAAACCCCGCAACAATTGGGAGAACCACTCGCCACTGAACTAAGTGACCGTTGGATTCTCTCCCGTTACCATCAAGTTGTTCAACAAACCAACAATGACATCGATAACTATGGGTTAGGGGAAGCAGCGAAGAGACTCTACGATTTTATCTGGGGCGACTTCTGCGACTGGTATATTGAGCTGGTCAAATCTCGGCTGCAAAAAGATCAGGGCACTGGCGTGGGCGGGTCTCCCGACTTGAGCCAAGTGCCCGGTTCTGACCCTGCATCCCGTCGCGTGGCACAACAAACTCTCGCATATGTGCTGGAAGGGATTTTAAAATTACTTCATCCCTTCATGCCTCATATTACCGAAGAGATTTGGCAGACTCTCACCCAGCAAGGAGCAGATTCCAAGCAAAGTTTATCCACCCAACTCTACCCAGAAGCCCAGACAAATTTAATTGACACCGCTTTGGAGGAACAGTTTGAACTGTTGATTGGTACAATTCGTACAATTCGCAATTTGCGAGCTGAAGCGGATGTTAAGCCTGCGGTGAAAGTGACAGTAAATTTGCAAACCGCAAGCGAGAACGAACGGCAAATTCTCACTGCTGGACAGTCTTATGTTAAAGATTTGGCAAAGGTTGAGAATTTAACTATCGCTGGTGAGCAAAAGAAAGCAACCTTTGTTGGTCAAAAATCCCGGATTTCTTGGACGAAAATAGTCACAATTATCGGCGTCATTTACTTATTTACAATAGGTCTGGTTGTAGCAAATGCAATTGATGAAAATTCCTTAATCGGAACTTTCTTTGAAATTGTAGGTTTTGGTTATTCAGCTTGGTTCACTGTCCGTCATTTACTGCTTGCTGAGGCTAGACAAAAGTTCTGGGCGCAGTTATTTCCAGCATCTGGTAATGAGAATCAGCAACAAGCAGAAACACAACAACTACAAGAACCAGAAAAAGCGATTGCTGACGTTGTTGGTACAGTGCAAGTGCTACTTCAGCTAGCTGGGGTCGTCGATATTGAGGCGTTTAGTGCCAAACTTCAAAAACGCCTGAGCAAGATAGAAGGGGAAATAAAGTCTCTCAGCGCTAGGTTAAGCAATCCTAATTTTGTGGAGCAAGCACCACCAGAGGTAGTAGAAGGAGCTCGAAATGCCTTAGCTGAGGCTGAGAAACAAGCAGAAATTCTGCGCGATCGCCTGCTTAGGTTAGCATAG